The DNA segment TATCAGAACCCCCGAAGATAATATTATGACATTCCTGGATTAGGTCGACGACTAAATCGTTTTGGTCAGTGGTACTCCAAAACTCGACTTTCATTCCGTACGCTTTGGCACTCTCGAGAGCGTTCGCGATATAAGAGAGCGGCTGGTCCTCGGGGTGACCAAGAACGAGAATCACTATATCTGACCCAGCATTTTTTAGATGTCGAAGGCAATTTATTGCGATATTTCCGCAAAATGTGTCTCTTACTAAACCGCAGATGAGACCACCAGCAGCGGACAACCCTAGCGCATACCGAACTACCATAGCGAGTCCGTAGGCTGGTCCTTCAGCCAAGGCTGGAGGCGAGAGGTGAAAGCCATCTCTCAGTGATAAAAAGCCGTTCGAGAGAGCCTGGTAGGAAGCAGTAGGAACTCGTGTTCCATCGTCTTTTTGAAAGTATTTTCCCGAGTGGCTCACTGTATGTCTCTATTGGTTTATTTCAGAGTCTGCAATATGTAGTATCACCCCAATAAGAATTCAACAAAAGGCAAAAGTTTCTATGATAGACAAAAAAGGCCCAGCAGTTGCCATCGTAGGGGCAACGGGTGTTGTTGGCAGTGAGATGCTTAGGATTCTCGAAGAGAGGCAGATTCCAGTCGGAGAGCTCTGCCTTTTTGCCTCTAAGGAGTCAGCTGGAGAACTCTATGCCTTTCATGGAGAAGAAATCGAGGTGGAGGAGCTTGCAGAAGACTCCTTCTCAGGCGTTAATTATGCGCTTTTTGCACTCGACTCAAAGCTTGCTGAAAAATATGTTCCTCTGGCGCTCGAGGCAGGAGTTACGGTAATTGATAATTCGAGTGTCTACCGCCTAGACGAGAAGATTCCCCTCATTGTTCCTGAAGTAAATGGCGAGTTGCTCTCAGCTGAGCATCAACTCATCGCGAATCCGAACTGCACCACAGCTCAGCTTGCTCCCGTACTTGCAGTAATGCATCGTGCTGGAATATTGAAACGGGTAGTTGTATCAACCTATCAAGCGGTTTCTGGAGCAGGGAAAGAGGCGCTTGATGAACTTTGGGAGCAAACAAGAGCAGTTTTTACTCAGACCGCTATTCCTAATGAAGCCTTTCAATATCAAATTGCATTCAACTGTATTCCTCAAATTGATGTGATGCTAGAGAGTGGATACACGAGAGAGGAAGAGAAGGTTATTGAGGAAACACGAAAGATTTTGGGAATTCCCGACCTTCCTATAACGGTGACGGCAGTGCGAGTTCCTGTTTTTCATAGTCATGGTGAGAGTGTCAATGTTGAGCTGCAAGAACCGGTTTCCCGTGATGAGTTAATCGCGCTGTTTGAAGCCGAGGATGCGCTTGAGGTATTTCCCCATCATGAGGATTTTCCGTTACAGATTGATGCGGCTACGCGTGACCCCATTTTTGTGGGAAGGATTCGAAAGGATGAGTCAGTCCACTCTGGCTTCGACCTTTGGATAGTTGCTGACAATCTACGAAAGGGGGCCGCCTTAAACGCGGTGCAGATTTTAGAAAAAGTGTTATCGCTTAAAGAAGAGAGTTCGGCGTAAAGCATGAGAAAAATTCGACTCGTTATTGAGTATGATGGGAAGAAGTTTTCTGGTTGGCAGATTCAGCCTGAGGTACGAACAGTACAAGGCGAGCTCCATCAGGCGCTTCAAACGGTCCTGCGGTCAGAAGCAGTCTCCCGTCCAATCGCTTCCGGCAGAACTGACGCTGGAGTCTCAGCAAGACGACAAGTGGTGTGTTTCGAAGCTCCTGTTGAAGAGGAAATGCTTCGTAAGATTCAGGTTGGAGTAAGTAGTATCCTGAAATCGGAAGTGTCGGTGTTATCAGCGTCATTTGTCAGTGATGAATTCCATCCCATACATGATGTGATGAGAAAGCAATACTCGTATGCCGTATGGAATCATCCGAGTCCCCCAGCATTGCAATTTGGGTACGTCATGCATGTTATTGAACCACTCGATATAGATATCATGAGGCACGAATCAGAATGTCTAATCGGTACGCACGATTTTTCGAGTTTTCGCGGACATGGTTGTGGAGCGAGGTCCCCAGTGCGGTGTATTGAAGAGATTACTATTGAGCGGCGCGGAGAGTTGGTGCTCTTCGAATTCCAGGGCAAGGGGTTTTTGAAACAGATGGTTCGAAATCTTGTCGGGACACTTATTGAGTATGGAAGGCGCTCTGGAAAGCTCCAGTCATGTCGGGAGGTGTTGGAGTCATGTGATCGCCGGTGTGCCGGGCCTACGGCTGAACCGTGGGGCCTCAGTCTTGATTGGGTTGAATACCCCGAGGGAAAACTCTAGGAAGCAACGGAAAATGGTGCTTTAGGGAATGAATATAGCTCGCACAGTTGCGACCACTAACAGCCCGCATTGATAGAGCTCTTGCCCAAATATCTGTAATCCATCATTCCCCCCAACCAGCCAAAGGATTAGAAGTGATGTGATACATGCATTTGCTGCAAAGATATATCCGAGTGCAACAAAGTACCCTCCTTTGATACCCGTCAGGTCCGTTTGAATAGGGGTGGCATCTTTGAGTTGTAGATAGAGTTCTGTTCCATGGATGGCTGCCAAAAAAAGGAGAGCCCCTTCCGTATTGGCATGATGGAGAATCGGGTAGAGTAACAGTCCGATAAAGGTAATGACGGGAAGGAAATAGGGTGCCAGTGAGATAAAAGCATTATATTCAGCCGTGTCCTGAGTATAGCTGTACTGAAAGGAACCAGACATCCCTTTCAATTTCAACTTTTTCCATTTGTTCCCAACGAGCAGGGCGAGGAGTGCATGTTTATACTCATGAATCAGCACTGATATCTGGCCTCGGAGGAGTGTGTATCCAAACCACCATCCAAGGAGAAGTCCAGCTAGGAGGAGCCAGAGCGTAAAGCTATCGGCAGTTGAGATGACCTGGCGTGCGGTGGAGAGGCCTATCAGCGCAAGAGGAAGTGAAAAGACATAGGAGAAGAAAAAGGCAACGCCCCCAATTTTTACCTTACGCTTTCTCACGCTCCATCGAAGCAACACAGATTCCTCTTTTGACCCTTTTGGAGTGTTATAGTGGCCAGTGACTCCTGCGTAGCGTAACAGTCCCGACCATGGATCAGAAGAGAGAGAAACCCCTCTGCCTCTTATTATGACGCTTGATACCAGTGATAGAACGACTGCAACTCTTCTCGCTTAGTGCGGAGGGGAGATTAATGCCTTCGCTAACGTCACACTGTTAGGTTTATACGTTCCGTTCATGAGTTGTTGTTTCAACAATCTGAGACGGACAGCTCGTTCCGCATCGCTTTGATGGAGGAACCGTTCAGACACCTCTTTGATACGAGGGTTTAACTTCGGTATTGTCTTATCATTCATTGTACTACTCCGGACCAAATCTTCGAGGATTTTGACTTCCGTGTATTATATTAGTGGATTTCCGTACCCTCGTGACTCAGCACCTTTTCTCTCAAAATAGAATTGCTCCGTTTCGATGTTTCCATCTAAACAAGAAGTCGACCACTCTTCGGTTTTGCTAAACTTTTGGTGTCTAAATAGGTGGAAATTTCTGTGGCAATTTAAGACCTCGTCTTTCTCCGAGATTGGCGTAGCGAGCGTGAATTTTGCTTACATGACGAATGGTCAGGCTATAGAAAGCGCTAAAAGAATGTGTGTAATGACGTAATTGCTGCTACGAAATCCTTTTACTCTACTGCAATATCCAGTGCTTTCAGAGCTGGTAGAGGTTGGCCTTCAAGGAGTGCTAAGAAAGCCCCTCCACCAGTCGAGATAAAATCGAATTTGTGTGCAAGTTCGAGTTTATGAATCGCTGCATCGGTATCACCACCCCCGACAATTGTTACCCCAAGAGCATTCCCTACGCTCTCGACCATGCTCTCTGTGCCTGCGGCAAACTCCTCATGTTCAAAGGCTCCCATTGGGCCATTCCAAACAATAGTAGCTGCATTTTGAACGGCCTCTTGAAAGAGGATTCGTGATGCTGGTCCTACATCAAGCGCCATGCAGTCAGCGGGAATTTCTTGCACCGTAACATTTCGTGATAGTCCTTGGCTCTTCAGACCTGGGGCAACGACAACGTCAACAGGGAGGTACAGTTGACCACCTCTTCTTGCAATTTTCCCGAGAATTTCGAGTGCTTGTGGAAAGAGCGCTGGCTCATAGAGAGAGCGACCCATTTGAATACCCTGAGCAGCCAGGAAGGTATTCGCCATCGCGCCCCCCACAATCACTTTATCCGCTTTTTCGCATAATCTCGTCAGTACACCGAGTTTGGATGAGATTTTTGCTCCGCCTACAATGACGCATAATGGCCGCTCAGGCTGAATAAGTGCCTTCTTGAAATAATCGAGTTCTTTCTGCATGAGCAGTCCTGGAACTTTAACGGTCATGTAAGAGGGCACGCCAACAACGGATGCATGAGCACGATGTGCTGTTCCAAAGGCATCATTCACGTAAACATCAGCGAGCGAAGCGAGTGACTGGGCGAATGCTTCCTGGTTTTCTTTTTCATTTTTATGAAA comes from the bacterium genome and includes:
- a CDS encoding aspartate-semialdehyde dehydrogenase; translated protein: MIDKKGPAVAIVGATGVVGSEMLRILEERQIPVGELCLFASKESAGELYAFHGEEIEVEELAEDSFSGVNYALFALDSKLAEKYVPLALEAGVTVIDNSSVYRLDEKIPLIVPEVNGELLSAEHQLIANPNCTTAQLAPVLAVMHRAGILKRVVVSTYQAVSGAGKEALDELWEQTRAVFTQTAIPNEAFQYQIAFNCIPQIDVMLESGYTREEEKVIEETRKILGIPDLPITVTAVRVPVFHSHGESVNVELQEPVSRDELIALFEAEDALEVFPHHEDFPLQIDAATRDPIFVGRIRKDESVHSGFDLWIVADNLRKGAALNAVQILEKVLSLKEESSA
- the truA gene encoding tRNA pseudouridine(38-40) synthase TruA, translating into MRKIRLVIEYDGKKFSGWQIQPEVRTVQGELHQALQTVLRSEAVSRPIASGRTDAGVSARRQVVCFEAPVEEEMLRKIQVGVSSILKSEVSVLSASFVSDEFHPIHDVMRKQYSYAVWNHPSPPALQFGYVMHVIEPLDIDIMRHESECLIGTHDFSSFRGHGCGARSPVRCIEEITIERRGELVLFEFQGKGFLKQMVRNLVGTLIEYGRRSGKLQSCREVLESCDRRCAGPTAEPWGLSLDWVEYPEGKL
- a CDS encoding phosphoglycerate kinase, which produces MNTIHDIDLKGKRVFVRADLNVPLNEKGEITDRHRIKSFAPTVRLIIEKGGIPIVASHLGRPGGKRDDSFSLAPVAKALETEAGYPVQLAPDCVGAAVIELVEKASPNQIILLENLRFHKNEKENQEAFAQSLASLADVYVNDAFGTAHRAHASVVGVPSYMTVKVPGLLMQKELDYFKKALIQPERPLCVIVGGAKISSKLGVLTRLCEKADKVIVGGAMANTFLAAQGIQMGRSLYEPALFPQALEILGKIARRGGQLYLPVDVVVAPGLKSQGLSRNVTVQEIPADCMALDVGPASRILFQEAVQNAATIVWNGPMGAFEHEEFAAGTESMVESVGNALGVTIVGGGDTDAAIHKLELAHKFDFISTGGGAFLALLEGQPLPALKALDIAVE